The following nucleotide sequence is from Osmia lignaria lignaria isolate PbOS001 chromosome 16, iyOsmLign1, whole genome shotgun sequence.
TGCTCATTGGCTAATTTtgctaaaattaatatatacttTAAGTATTTCTTCCATCTAAATTCAGTTAACACAATTTAAACATTACACGCGAtacctttaataatatttaactcTGCAAGTTTCTTTTCCTTATATAAAGCTAATTGAAATCTATGATCCAATTGTCTATTTTGTAAGTCCAACATTTCATTCAAATCTTCTAATCTATATATAGCACCTTCTACTTCCTCAAACATTTCTTGTAATGTTCCTTTAACAATAATAGGCATTTTTTAGTAAGCTTATATTGAAAAATGTACTTATTTTATTAGTACCTATTTGATCCATGAGATCTTGTATCGCATTGTTGATTTTTGGAATATGAGCTAATGTACTATTTaaacatgtaatatttttccattctTCTTCCAGTCTTTCATAAATGGTTCCTATAAGATTATTAGCCTCTTGTGCTTTCCCTGCATTCTCTTCTGCAAGCTCGTGCAATTCATTCCATTGTAATTGAAATCTGTGTAAGATGTCAGCTCCAGCATCATAATTAACATTCCTTATATTGACAGATTTTTTAAGTTTTGGATTTTCAACAACTGTTAACCCTCGAATACTAAAATTATTAAGTCAATATAGGATGTATACATGTAAAATAGGTAATAAACTGCCTTTACAAAAATTCTTTACCTAGCTGATATACCTTCTTGTACAGTTTGAAATTTATTGCGCAAAGTACCAAACATGGTTATGGATTATATCCTTTGTTTATAATACactaattaatttcatatatAGTTAGTTTTGTTACATGGAACACCATTAGTATTCAAATCACAGTAATATTAGTTGTATTTGTTACTATTATATCCATCATTGATGAATAATGAACTCTTGTTAATAAATTAGTGTAAAATAATACTTATCAACTTGCTACAATATTAGTATAACTATATAATAGGGTATTACAAGTGCTAAAATAACCTCTTTTCCGGAATTACTAACAGTCAGTATTtatgtttattaatattctattaTATACGCAGTTAATTTCTAACCCAGATGTTTATTAGAATGTGTCATttataaatttgcaatttaaaaaattcatgttaGGTGTTGTCAGCTTAAATTTAAGAATATAAGtgattataaaaaattcattctttAACAAATcattaatgtttttttaattaacgtaaatatataattgattcatgtatgtatgtatatacatatgcacATATCTatgtactttttaattaaaatatttcgtttCGTATAATAACACTTTGCAAGGCGTTTCTTTCCGTTGGTAGCACTGAATACTCAACAATACtcaatttgtattttatatatatatacatatacacatattgtacatacatacttacataCATTTGATTAAAAGCAGTAATTAAACTTCATATAaatatgattaataaaatatgacaaactattaataataacgatatcaatgattaaaaacaataataacTGCTATTACTCAAATATCGTGATacggtaattaataatattcagtATCACTGtgcttaataaaataaattctgaaTGACATATTATATTACACAAGTTTTAATGACCTAAATATATCtttattattatgttaaaattaaacaaatccGTAATAAGATGTGTTACAGTAAATAGGTCATGAAATATTTATGGTAAATTACCATTTTTTCTAATAACAGAAATTTTATCATATATTTTAACTgcatatttttaacattaagCTATTTGGCAACGTCGCTAAAGCTTTACCCCCCCACCCGGCAATATGACTTGGAACCTAGCAACCAGTGAGGTCAACAAACGAGGTCAAATTGCAATTTACCTGTGCAAGAAAAATCAGTAAATAACATTAATTGGATGAAGTATCAAATTGGTTTTCATTTCACTTAAATCAAGTTAATTAAACGGAATAAAAATATCCTAATAACGGGTAGTACCACTTTTAAGATTTAATTTagtttaaataatgtaaatttgGCAAATATTCCAgataaaaagtataattttGAAAGGAATGATAAATTGTTTTAACAATGAATATTGTTATCAATCATAATTATcacattcttttattttattataatacaattgaTGATGTATTGTACAGCATGAATTGCATtagtcaaaaataaaagaaaagaatagaatTCTGTGTAACGTGGCAGAACTAAAGAAATGGATGGAGGCATCCCCTGTGTTGCCAAGTATACCATTATATCCACTTCTTTCTCTTGTAAATATTCTTGATAGGGGTAAAGCTGACATGTGTAGTCAGTAATAACAGTAACAAAAATGAATAGCAATTTCGTAGAAAGATTTGAGTAATATCACAAATTTCATCCaactttaaaaatacaaattatctTATTGATAACACCTAGATCAGGTTTGTAAGATGCTACAAGTTAACTGAAGCTTTTACCGATGTCTCTTTTTCTGCTCCTACTACACATACAATGAGTATAACTTGAATAAGCCTCGTTAAAAGAGGATCGAGCTTAGAAAGTTGTGCGCAACTCGCAGTGAAACTAGATTTGTGGGAGGTAGTAATGGAGAGGGAGGAGTAGTCAGAGATGTTGGGTCAACGAACGTATCCAAGTATCCCCTTTCTCCTTGCATCAAGTTAAGCCGCTACTATATCGTGGTGAACTCGTCTTCTCCATAAAAGCGGTTACCTTTCTGCGCATACTAGTACGACTACAGCGCATACTAGTAGAAATATCTAACCAAAGGACAGAGATTTCATGGTAGGGATGAAATCAATAGTTAAGTATTTCCTGAAATGGGAATATTAATCTACATTTAACTATTTCATTGCTTGCTTCAATTTTATTCGCCGCGAATAAAGTGGTAAAAATATACTccaaataaatattgaaaaagttaGTTTTTTTGACAACTTTTAATCATATAAAAGTAAATGAAGAGAAATATGAATCTTACCTGATTTTAGAATCAACAATTGGCTCATTAAATTACTTAACTATTTCAAGGTCACAATACTCAACATTGACGTTAACAAGctggaaatgataaaaaaaagtattactATGTTATTGAATTTTGGGTTAACATAGGCTAATAAAACAATATGAAGTTTCGCAAGCTAAATATAGGATTTCAAAGTTGAATTGGTGAGTATCCCAATAGAAAACAGTGAAGAACCTGTTGCGATCAATAGAAGCTTCATTCGGCAATTTTCGACATGTTCCGTTAAGTTCCCCTACTATATTCCTTCCTTTCGGCCTCCAACCATTCCTGCCACGCCTCGttcacatacatacatatattttcttGACAAAACCGGTTATTTCAGGTATACGTTTTGATATTTGATTTTCAATGGAAAAGCTATACCCGGAAAACTTCTTATCGACGCTTCTTCCCCTGAATGAAGTATGAGGATAAAACACAACACAAGAGGTTAAAACCTGAAAAGatacattatatttcaattcCGTGTTATATATGTAGCTACAACAAGAATAAAATGGTTTTAAAACAAAAGTCTCGAACAATGACTATAAAatctattttctaaatttatgtaTAATTTCAATGTATGAAGTTGAAATGTTACATGTGTATAACACTACCATGATGTTGACGATATCGGTACGTTAACTATAAATAATTATGGCTGCAGAGCTTTTAGATGCAATGGTTGACAGGTGGCAATTGGATAGTTAACGTTGACGATTTTGTTGGAGAATTACAAGGACTGAGGGAAACCGTAGAACATTGGAGGGGTGGTAAAGAGAATGAAGGAAAATTGGGAGGGATAGAAGTTAGAACAAGGataacaggaaaaaaaaaaagaaaataagagaatTAGTTGGTGGAAATGGGTGAGAAAGAGATGTTCGTTCACAAGGGAacagaaggaaaaggaaaagaaaaaggggtaaagaagagaaagagagaaagggggggggagagagagagacagagcaGAGTTGTACGGTGATGTTCGAGCTGCGCCTGCGCCGACAATACTTGCTATGAGCGGATTGGCTCCCTACTCATACTTGAGTGCACGTTAGGTTGACTTAATTTCAATTTGGCCTCCTTCTCTACTTCCTCCCTCTCCAACAAATCCGGCATACGTATGTATATCCCTGTCGATTACTTTTGTTTTATTGGGTTCTGCCTGAAGGGCGTTTGCTGTGTATATTTCTTGTATAACTAAAAACCATGCGCCAAGAGTGAACCCTTCGATCTTTGATAAAGGAAATGCAACGTTGGAAGTAAAATAGttcgaaagaaagagaagaagagaagaagagaagaggggggggggggggggggggggaaggaAGCGGATAAAGGTGGTAATGGTGTGCAACGAAGGAGAAGTTAGATACGAAGAAACAAACTGACgagaagagaggagaagagGAGAGAGGAGAGGGAAGCTCGACGGTTTGCACCAAATCGGCGCAGGCTACCTTGTACGCGCGCGCGTTCTTacaaaacaacgcatctgaacACTCTGAACCCGTCGCTGAACGCGCCTCAACAGTTCGGCACGAATTCACATTGAGTTGATTATCCTGTCTGACGCGCGGGTTTCATCGCATCGCCGCCATATTGGCGGCTCGATATAACACGTACTAATAATAAGTTCAGATTGGATACGGTAGGCACCGCAGTTGACGCGCCGATTTTATCTTCGTTGAATATCGCTATTCCAAACGTGTCATAAACAACACAGTGATCATGTCATAATCGTTGACAGTCATACAATTTAACTATATGCCAGAGAAGCCGGGAAAAACTTTTATCacctatatgtatattaaaatagTATATGTTTTTGTTTCTAATTTCATATGCATCGAATGAATCGTGACTGATTTTTAAATGAATCTAATAAATGTATGATCAACGCCGTATCAATAGTAATTGAGTAAAAATAAACTTGGTGTTATTTTTACTTGTATAGTTAACATTAATGCATGTTGAAAGTTTGTTAGGCGCTTGTTTAATCGACCTTATTTCCAttcaataatttacaattataaatCGTAATGGACATTTCCTAATAACACTGAATGAAATAGTACGATTTATGATCCATTTTCGCGGGACTCATGTCTACTTATTTTTGTTagtgattaaaaattattatcgtaCACGTGAAAAATATGTGAACTATTTACTGAAACAGATTACACCATTTTTTTGTCACTGTATTTAAATGTTAATGAATAGTTATTTATATCAAGATAAATCTTTGTTGCTGACTTTATGACAATTTGCATTGTTAATAACAATGCCTGTAAGTATGACATGCAgcaatgttaattaataattgtaacattGTTGTTAACAAGTTACATGcgatatttatattatgtaatgataaaaaaaagtcaTTAACTTTACTTACAGATTGGAAATGAACAATTCATTAGATCCAGATTTTgaagaattcaaattttctgATGAGAACAAAATTTGGAAGGACGATGCACTGGACGATATACAAAGATTTGGTATGTTTTTTCCTAGAATATTAAATGCATTATGTATATGATAAACAAATGATGCATCAACAtctctctctatatatatatatacatatagtttAAAGCTTATAACCTgcatttatcaaatttaatattcCATCCTTGTTTGATTAGCCATATATTTTAACTCAAAAATAGTTTCTAAAGCCttataaaaagttaaaatattgTTACTGCAACATGTTTTATGTTTTTTGGTTTGTATACCTGTCCCATAAATTCTTCTACTAAAATCTTACTGTAGTTATAAAAATGTATCCTTCATTCtttattcaatgaaataaatgtTGAACATtataactaaaaaaaaaatataattacgaTAAATTTGATGTggttttatataaaaagaaaaaagaaaaaatgctgTATTTTCGAGGAAAGGTTAGGAACGGTTTGATACtgaaaaattaatgttattaaacaCGTTAATATAAAACGGATACaatataattgatatttttatttaagtttAATAAAACACAAATTGATGTATCGTTTCTACCatcgataaaatgaaatactTTACCctattgtatgtatgtatgtatgtatgtatggtaTGTATGTATGCATGTACTTAAAAAGACATCCTTTCTCTGTTTTAATACTTTTCTCCAATCGATTTAGAAATATTCCATCAATTTCTTTAGCAAGTCAGTTTATATAGATCAACGTATGTTATCATTTATGATCGTTAAAAAATGAGTTAATGTCTCGTTGTAATCACGCGAAATGCATTTTAGCACGAGCTACATACATTACGGCGGGAATTTTTCTTAATACGAATtgaaccaatgatattcattctTTAGGTAATATCGATTGGAGAGTCCCGTTTTCAATTCTCGGCAAAAGCAAAGGCAATTATATTGCTTGCGCTCGGTTGTCTACTGTCTGCAACCATTTTGCGTGAACACTTGCTGTTGCTGCGTATACATCGGCATCGATTGTTTACATCCGTTGTAACACGGGGGACGCGCGTTGATACACTGACCGAACGAGCGAACCTTTGAAATACGAAATGTGTATGGATATAACTGATGTGTAACTTTCACAGACTTTATAACGAACAACGATACAAGTTTAGTCGATTTGACAGAAGACACGAAAGCGCGGCAAATTAACAAGTTGACCATTTTTTCGGGGTTTTTATTCAAAAAGGTTGTTAGATGTCTTGTATTTGTGTTACTTGTTTGTTTTCAACAGTAATAAACAGTTTTGTTTTTAACGAAGAGGTGAATGTGATGTAATTACTGGAATATTTCATTTCAGGTGAACATATAAGTGATCAGAACTCAGTATTTTCATTACAAATTCCATTGTTACATTGCGAAATTTGTAGAAAACAATTTATATCAAAGAAACAGTTACGTATTCACATACATACACATTTAGGAAGACCACGGATAgtattgaaaagaatttcaaatcTGAAAagcataaaaagaaaatataataatacgtATTGGCTTGATCCAGAGAAAAAGGGATCTTTGAAGCTAACATTAAAAAAGCAAAGTTTGTCTGATTCGCTTAAACTTACGCTTAAAAAATCACCTGAATCCAAAGATTTTACTGTTGTAAACACCAACATTAATCTGGGTACAAAAGACGTGGCTGCGGCAAAAGAGAATGATCAAACGCACgataaaaatacagaaaatacGACTATCCAGTCGTTTAAACTTAAACAGGTGATGGTAGAACAGCAGGTATGTTCTAATAGCgaatataagaaaaattaaatgttacAGTTTTGCAAATACAAAAATGTATCGTTTTTAGGATGAATATGGGAACGTTAAATTTGATACCCATGACCATAATCTATTGGAAGAAAATGATAGACCATCCATAGATGTAAACGAAGGTGATTCAGGTGTAGGGAGTGATATGGCAAATCCATCTGAAAAAGAAGATCAAAATGTAGATGATTTACAAAGTACAGGCCAGTATGACAACTCGGATAAAAGACTTTCCGAAGGAGAGGACCATGAAGAATCAGACGCATTGGAAGCAACGTGTAGAGAAACAATTGAAAACCTGAGAAAACTTGGCGAACAATCTGGGTAATATTGCACGTTCTAGCGCTTCTTTTATAAGCTGTTATTATTTGTTACATTATGCGTTACTTAACGTTTCAGATCTAGGCCTATGAGTCAATTAATTGACAATTCAAGTATCGAAGACGACGATGATAGAAGACACGAAACCAACATGACCGATGATTTGGAGGAAAATCCAACTATTAGTATTATAACAAACTCTTCTAGATTTTTAAACCATTCAGGAAATTGTTCATCTGAAAACGAGGATAAACCTGATAATTCAACAGAAAGTGCAACAGGTTTCAATTGGAATCAGTTATCTGctaatttgaataataaaaataatgaggtTCCTAAAGAAAGCGATGAACAGTCTGATCATGGGGGTGATAATAATATGGAAAATGCTGGGTCGTTGTTACAAAACTTGATCGACCATCAAAGGCACAATCAGAATGAAAGGTTATCAAATAATTTACCGCCAGAAACGGAATACGTTTCGCTTGAAAAGTTAGCCGAGACAGTCAGTACGTGCCGTGTCTGTAACGAGAAGTTCAAAGATATAGCTCACCTCGATGAGCATCGTAGCAAAGTTGGACATTATCAGTGCAATATTTCTGAATGTATTAATCTTATTTTTCATTCACCGTTAGAAGTTTCTATGCATAAGGCTCAAATGCATGGAACACCTTTATCTCCGAGTGTGAGCCAATTGTCTCCTCATTTAAATGCGAGTTCGCCGCATTTAAATCAAAATTCACCTCATTTGAGTCAAGCATCTCCACAATTGAATACCCACTCGCCTCATGCAACCTCGATGGAATCTCCAAACACACCAAATTCGCAGCAAATAAATAGGATTTCTCCTTTAAACTCTCCGCATCAAACAAATTCGCCTACATACAATTCAGTATCCAATGCTGGACAGCAGATATTACCACCTGTTAACTTTGAGCAATTACCTGCACCTGTACAACAATTAGCTCAACAAGTACAACGTATGCCACTTCCGCAAACGCAAATGCCCCCAAGTCTTCCACCAGGTGCTAATACAATGATCCCTGGCCCAAATTATTTTGTACAGCCACCGGGAAGGCCTCCACTGTATAGGGTTCCTGGTCCACAGAGCATGCATTATCCTCCTCATATAGCACATCTATATTCGCAATACGGGCCGGGTCCATATCCGCAAATGAGTGCGCCGCCACAAATGCATCCTCAATTGTCTCAACAAATTTCACGCGGAAGGTATCCTACCGTTGCGCAAAGTAGTCGGCAAGTACTATTGATGAAATAAACATGAACATGTacaaattgtttgtaaaaagaaTATCAGATTTACATGATACAAACAGACAATGATAAACCGTTCTttagaaaaagtattaaacagTTTAATTTGCATTTATGCATTTGTAGGACACCGCGGATACCACAGAATGGATCCACTCCGCGGCAACGTATGAAACGTCCATTGCAACAAACACAagcacaacaacaacaacaaaataaTTCAGCTATAAAACAACGACGATTGGACGTTTTATTGCCAGACAGAAACGAAGACGCAGACTGTCATGTTATTGCACAACAAAAACGAAATGACGGTTTGCCAGTTATACAAAATGTTCAAGGTGCTACCACTCAACAGGCTAGAAACGATTCTACGATACATCTTACGGATTCTATAACCCTCAGTGTTCGACAGCCAGgtactttttaatatttcatcaaaTGTATTTTAATCTACGATATAATATTATATCGTTTATGTTTCTTTACTTGAATACCTCTTCTAAGAATTAGTTTTGATTTTGAtgcttttataaatttcttttaccATTTatcgttataaattttatatgtttatttgATTGTAtcataaacaaaaaaattaaaataaataactgttCGCGGAAGAGGTGCATTGCgggaataaaaagaaacatattttaCTAATCTAAAGGTTCCGCTCCAGCTCAAGTGCAGAATACATCAAGTGCCGGTAGCAAGAAGTCCGATGCTAAGGCTGTGGCGAATGTACTAGCAGCCCGAGGTATTACTGTTACTCCAGcagcaaataaaaataaatcaagcGAACAAAACAAACAGCAGATACCTTCCCAGCCACAGAAGACTACATCTTCACAGCAGCCTTTAAATTTTACAGCGCTCACTCTGAATTCTGCTATTTCTATCATACCAGCTCATTCACAAAAAAAGCAACCAGAACAGGGCCAATTTGCTGTTCCTCAGAATAAACAGAATAAAACAGCTGTGAATGAAGTGGAAAGACCACCGAGACCACCCACTGTAGATTTAACTCAAGATTCTCCACCACAAATGCCAGTTGTCAGACGCGGAAGACCTCCACGGTAAAGCATATCACAGGAAATTTGTcattattctaatatttaataataataacaacaacaccaccaccaccaccactaccaccaacaacaacaacaacaacaaaatatTGTTTACTGTTGTAGGGCATTGCTTACTTGTCAGGTATGTGACAAAAGTTTTCAGAATCAAGAAATGTTGACGCAGCACATGGCTACTCACCGTGCGCCAAGTAAACTACTTCACAAGTAAGTAtgcttaaaaatatttttttttacacaatTATTTCGGATAATAATATATCAAATAATGTTTGTCATTAGATGTAATCTCTGTCCTGCCCAATATCCGACAGCTCAAGCGCTGTCAACGCATAAACAGGCGTATCATAAGGAAGTTGATACCGTAGCACAAAATGGTGGCGCGGAATTAGCGTTACCGGTTGTAGATTTAAAATCTCCTCACGTGTTGAATCGTTTATCAAACCTTGGTATACAAAGCTACATCCCGCTGTCACAGCTTAGTGCTCAAACAGGCGGATATTTTGGCTTACCGATTATTACGATTGACGGTGCACGAAATCCTAATACTTGTAATTTAGGTGCACTTGGTGCTACATCTATTCTAAGCCTAGGTCCTCTGAAACACTTGTCAAACAGGTAACTGTGGACAATTTTACATTTAGTTTatgtttttttacttttttttaccgTGGTAACAAATATCTTCGTGTTCTTCATCAGTAGTGATTGCTTATTATGAGTATTATTATGTTGCCTATTTGCAATAactgatcattttttttatttatttttttttttttattttttatttttatttcacagaTTAACAGGCAACATAAatcaaactttttaaatattttaaattgaaacacaagtaaattcaataatttatttttttgttctgttctgttctgttctgttctgttctgttctgttctgttctgttctgttctgttttgttttgttttgtttcttcgttattttggctatttctttcctttatttACGTTGTTATTATCATTAGTTTATGTAATTCTAAAGCAATACAGTATTTGGAATAAGGGTTGAAAAGGTGGTCGtgttaattttagaaataatacAGAACAAGATTTGAAATACATAATCACTATGAGAAGATAGAATATATGTCATATGTAATGAAAACAAAGTTTATATACGCTATTCAAATTGCGTGTAAATCATCGTCTCtattagtatattttttttaataaagatattaaacaaGAACTTACGTATTCGTCGGGATTTTTGAGATTACGAATGCCGTACAGGTAAACTATGGTTCCAAGATGTAGTGCCACCCTTTCTTGATCTAGAGAAAGAGATCATATTCTATGTAACATGTCACCTG
It contains:
- the LOC117601104 gene encoding uncharacterized protein LOC117601104 isoform X2, which codes for MNNSLDPDFEEFKFSDENKIWKDDALDDIQRFGEHISDQNSVFSLQIPLLHCEICRKQFISKKQLRIHIHTHLGRPRIVLKRISNLKSIKRKYNNTYWLDPEKKGSLKLTLKKQSLSDSLKLTLKKSPESKDFTVVNTNINLGTKDVAAAKENDQTHDKNTENTTIQSFKLKQVMVEQQDEYGNVKFDTHDHNLLEENDRPSIDVNEGDSGVGSDMANPSEKEDQNVDDLQSTGQYDNSDKRLSEGEDHEESDALEATCRETIENLRKLGEQSGSRPMSQLIDNSSIEDDDDRRHETNMTDDLEENPTISIITNSSRFLNHSGNCSSENEDKPDNSTESATGFNWNQLSANLNNKNNEVPKESDEQSDHGGDNNMENAGSLLQNLIDHQRHNQNERLSNNLPPETEYVSLEKLAETVSTCRVCNEKFKDIAHLDEHRSKVGHYQCNISECINLIFHSPLEVSMHKAQMHGTPLSPSVSQLSPHLNASSPHLNQNSPHLSQASPQLNTHSPHATSMESPNTPNSQQINRISPLNSPHQTNSPTYNSVSNAGQQILPPVNFEQLPAPVQQLAQQVQRMPLPQTQMPPSLPPGANTMIPGPNYFVQPPGRPPLYRVPGPQSMHYPPHIAHLYSQYGPGPYPQMSAPPQMHPQLSQQISRGRYPTVAQSSRTPRIPQNGSTPRQRMKRPLQQTQAQQQQQNNSAIKQRRLDVLLPDRNEDADCHVIAQQKRNDGLPVIQNVQGATTQQARNDSTIHLTDSITLSVRQPGSAPAQVQNTSSAGSKKSDAKAVANVLAARGITVTPAANKNKSSEQNKQQIPSQPQKTTSSQQPLNFTALTLNSAISIIPAHSQKKQPEQGQFAVPQNKQNKTAVNEVERPPRPPTVDLTQDSPPQMPVVRRGRPPRALLTCQVCDKSFQNQEMLTQHMATHRAPSKLLHKCNLCPAQYPTAQALSTHKQAYHKEVDTVAQNGGAELALPVVDLKSPHVLNRLSNLGIQSYIPLSQLSAQTGGYFGLPIITIDGARNPNTCNLGALGATSILSLGPLKHLSNRLTGNINQTF